tttgttattgtgtttatttttagtgATGGTATTGGTATCTTTTTTAAgccttaaataatttttcatatatttttcatatattttttttttacataatgtgcAATTGTTTCAGatgcaataaatgataaaattaacgaTGATTGTGATGTGGTCTTTcacattaaaatgtaaattaagagTATATGAGACATTTCTGCAAATTTGGTGAAATTTGGAGACAATTTTTTTGGACCCCCCAGCCTCCTTTAGTAAATTTACGGATACCTTTCGGAATTTTTAGAATCTCTTATGACATAAAAATATCGATCTGTCGAATCGTCAGTGATTCAAAACTTGATTATTATATGCTCATGACTTGTTCCTTTTATCTTACAAGAGGCCTACGGGCTAATTCGCTCAACAGATCGACACTCTACAACTCTTTTtccattttacttttatatatttaacgattgctttttattcataattttttttcttatagtaCCACCATTTTATAGTAACACCGGCAATTTGTCGAAATATTCAGAAATTCTGCTCAAGCAAGGACgtcttataaaaattaaaaaattaaaaagaacacatacgcaacattaaaacaaaacaaagcaaaatttaaaaaaccagAAACTCTACtttattcaatgaaaaataacatcacgttttactgtttaattttataagtttcaaaaatgcaaatgtttataaaattgaaaatcgtAAATACAATTCAAGGGCAAAACACACAACTTCTCACACAAAAAcacatactctctctctctctctctctcccactctctctctctctctctctctctctctctctctctctctctctctctctctctctctctctcaaattaaaTAACTctcaaaagttattttgataaaattagcTTGATGCTAGAGTCGGGCTACATCAAGTATTCCTTTCACTGTCTTGCGTGTTTTCGTCATAATTCTCAGACTCTAAATTGTTATAATTCGGATTTTCACCAAATTGTTGAACTAGATCAATGTTATCAGTGGCTTGCCTTTCTTTTCTGTATCTATACAAGTATATGCCGCCCACACCAATCGCCAACCCAACGATAAATAGAGCTATAGATGCTCCGGCCAATGAGCCTAaagcaaagaaaattaaaaaaaaattagacaagGAAATCTTAGGATACTATGaattttttaagctaaaaaatttaaagaattattctcaaacagtaaaattttgttcaataacTGCAGTCTAGTACCTCCGCTATAGCCATTATTAGGTTGGCTTGACCTCCTGCCTTGAATTTTACTTGGTTGAGAATACGATGACGGCTGGTAAAAATTTCCTACAAACAATTAATAAAAGGGGAAAATATTGTATGTTGAGAGCTTGATTCATGTAAAACACCATccatatcataaatatttttgttggaattcaaaaattacatgtatcacgTAGAATTAATTATGTGTATGCTCATTACACAGTAATTTACGTGAAGCACAATCATGGCTTTTTGATAACAAcaatcaatcatttttaaaaattgcaaaaatctgAATACAAGTTTTATTCGCAAAACCTTACTTGAATATAAGTCACACATGTCGCTCTTAGAAACAGCGTTTCCAGACTGAAACGGATGAGATGATGTCAGTCTACACAATGACGTCATATTGCAATATGCAAAGCTCCTGCAGGCTGCTCCTTCCTGTTCCACACATAGTTTGGCGCACTGGGAACTGGTGATATTCGAAAATTCCACAACGTTTGTAAACGATATTGTCATCCTTTTTAACAACTTGAAGTCATAGAAATAGTtctctaaaaaataaaagaagaaatatatcgAAGAACTGTCAGACCAAGTTTGGCAATGTGTTTGGTATACACGAGAAGAACACTGAAAAGGCAAGTATAGTCATTTCCTTATCTACATATACTCACTGCTGTAAAAGGAGCATGTAAGACTCTTTGAAGCTGTTTTTCCCACCATATCAAGTTCATGCATCTTCAACAGGAGACAGTTTTTGGTACTTGTACAGTATTCAAAAGATTTGCACTGAAATGCAGTATATTGTGAGCAAAGCTTTGCACAAAGGTTTGCGGATGGCACATTGGGGAGTGTTGCGTCAGCCTTTACTGAATACGTCAAACCAGAGGATTCTGTGTACTGATCAAGAAAATAACCTGTGAAAAGTAAGAAGATCCATTTTATCACGAGCTTGGACTTGGGTAGTTATCAAACAGCAAAgtgacgtaggtctgtctatttcattgttgacTACTCAGCCatagctctttgaaatcaacaagatttgacTGGCTTTTGAGCTTtaactacgcaatcggtgcatgtTTTGCTTAAACCAGGGTAATTTTATACGAAAATGCCAAAATATAAGATCGTTACGTCCTATCGAAAGtacaaggccttgttaaaatggatCTTAATCAAAATCTTAGAAAGTCCAGAGACTTCAATTATTGAATTTTCCAGATAAGGGGATTTGAATAACGTGACTTACGTGAGTACAAATCACAGTATTCCTGACGTTGTACAATTCCAGAGGAGTTGTCCGCATGGACGTGGCTAAGGAAGCAATCACCAAGGTCAAAACAGTAACTAAACGATAGGCACTCGTACTCCATGTTGTTTATACAGCGGCGCGCGCAGTCCTCAACCGACAACCCAGCAATGGAAGTGTCGGTATTGGTAAAAATAAAGTATTGGCGATAGATGTAGAAATGTGTCAGAAGTAGATCTAAAACAGAGGGGAAATACATTATAATGCtttttttctaaagatttaAACTATTTCACGACAATCTGATCCAGTACATTTTGATTTCAcatatcaatttatattttaagtttcAGAAATTATCTCCCAAAAGATCTTTTACAACCAATTTGAAAAAAGTATGAACACTATCTATGCATCAGTTGTATCAATAAATTACTTGATTCACTTGGTCTTCCGTTTCTTAGAATACGTGTCCTAATATTCGTTGCGTTAAATGTctgaaattataaacaaaaaaccactTCTTACCAAAACTATCTGTAGCATGGCATGTTATGAAATGTTCTTAATCAGTTTATGTCATTCTAGGATTTCAGAATACGAAATACTTAGCCAACTTTCTGTTGCAGCTGTCCATATTTCTTGAAGAGAAATACTAATATATGTCCTAGTAgttgtttttacatttacatgcatttacaatgtacatgtatatcacttaCGTAAATTGCACTTCCATAATTAACGGGCACTTGTATTAAGCCATCGTAGATTGAATTGGAAATCTTCGATACTATGACGTCAGTTGGTGGTTGCACAGTGGATGTCGAATTTACAGTTCCTGTTCGTAGAAAAgtggcattttttaaaagaacagaTAAAGATTCATAGTGCAACAGATTTTCACTTCATTTGCAAAAAGATACAGATTAGTTTTAGATTAAAACTGGGtgaaacaaagcaaaacaaatctttaaaaaataaaagtacatgtatatattatcaatataatatgaatatattatcaatataaTATGAAGGATGAAATCCGTTTATTGTTTTAAGGGATTTTGCGGCTTTTTTGGATTGCTGGAACAGGGGGTTCCTGAAAATGCAATCTTGCGTACAACCAAGCTTCAAATACACATAAATGTTCAAGCTTACTCAATATTAATCTTGCATGTCATGCGTGTCCGCAAATTATGCCCCAAAAAGGAACGTATGATTTCAGATTTGTGTACAAACATtactgtaaattaaaaaaaata
This portion of the Magallana gigas chromosome 7, xbMagGiga1.1, whole genome shotgun sequence genome encodes:
- the LOC136270203 gene encoding uncharacterized protein — translated: MNPPRGAQTLTNIASATACASQCRQNSKFPCQGFYYCASGSTCVLRPTHADSSTSTNSALLCDHYSRTVNSTSTVQPPTDVIVSKISNSIYDGLIQVPVNYGSAIYTFNATNIRTRILRNGRPSESNLLLTHFYIYRQYFIFTNTDTSIAGLSVEDCARRCINNMEYECLSFSYCFDLGDCFLSHVHADNSSGIVQRQEYCDLYSRYFLDQYTESSGLTYSVKADATLPNVPSANLCAKLCSQYTAFQCKSFEYCTSTKNCLLLKMHELDMVGKTASKSLTCSFYSKNYFYDFKLLKRMTISFTNVVEFSNITSSQCAKLCVEQEGAACRSFAYCNMTSLCRLTSSHPFQSGNAVSKSDMCDLYSRNFYQPSSYSQPSKIQGRRSSQPNNGYSGGSLAGASIALFIVGLAIGVGGIYLYRYRKERQATDNIDLVQQFGENPNYNNLESENYDENTQDSERNT